ctctgtgctttagtttctcCACTTATTAAAAAGGGTCAAATAGGGATTTCCTGGTAGCTCaccaggttaagggtccagcgttgtcgttgctgtggcacaggttcgatccctcagcCGGAAACTACTATATACCGTGGATATGGCCCCCCAAAAAGGGTCAGATAAAGGTAATATCTGCTTTGGAGGGTTGTGATCCCTTAAATCAATTGAGGAGGAACTGCCAGGAATAAGCTGTTAAtaattctcatcttttttttctttttttgccttttctagggccgctcctgcagcatatggcggttcccaggctaggggtctaatcgaagctgtagcctccagcctacaccacagccacagcaatgcaggatccgagcctcatctgccacctacaccacagttgacggcaatgctggatccttaacccactgagcaaggccagggattgaacccgcaacctagtcagattcgttaaccagtgagccatgacgggaactccattctcaTCTATTTTTATGGGGCGCTCAGTCTCTTTGTTATCTCTCCACTCTCATTAGAGGCCAAAAACAGAGATGCTCAGttagatttgaatttcagataataataatttttatagagGGAAAGTGAATCCCTTATACTCCTCTCCCCCAAaccatctccctccttccctggctcCCTCCTGGCGTGTCCCAGGAGGGCCACCTGCTGCTCACTCCATTACACGAAACATTTCCCTTCTGTCCCTACTTCACTGCAGTGTCTCAAAGACCCAAGGCCCTTCTGTCGAACAGAGTCCATTCCCTTAAAGCAATCGTTCTTTCAAACTGCACCCCTCTGCATTCACCCCAAGGCATATACACACATTaagctttggatttgttttataataaaaatattttattgcaattttttttcaatgtccaAGCATTTTGGAAATACAATCCTGGGCCTCTTTCTAATGCATGTAGGTTCACCTCATTCATTTTCAACCAAGATTCTACCTTAGAATATACACAAATGTGATTAATTTCAGTACTGGTGaatatttctttatcattttctttgacCACAAACATCGCTGTAATAAATAGGGATTCGTGGACAAAAGCAGTAAGAATATTTGCTCTGCCACTTGTTAAAACATAGTAGAAAGCTAGAACCTTCAAAACCATGGGGCGCTGTGGAGAGAGAGGACAATGTGATAAAATTGAAGGTCAAGAAACCTACTAAGTATATTCACGAACTTTCTATATCGGCAAGGTGGCGTTTTTGATACATGGACAAAGAATGGGTGATTCAACCAAAGATGCCAGAACCCTCAGGATacttgttggggggtggggggagcataaAGCCAGTTCTCCATCTTACAGGCATACATTCCAGAATCATGatacttttatataaaaacttgaaatacaagaaccagaaaaaaaatatataacttagGACATTTGGAAGTGAGGAAGATCTTTGTAGACTTGACAGCAGAGACAGAGCTGTAAGGGAGCTCCCGGGTCAATGTACCTGACCGCACAGACAAATCAACACTGGATACACCCCAAAACCTCCCATACACCATGAAGAGACAGACCACGAACTAGGAAAAGAAATTTGCACCACCCATGAAAGACCACGATTACTTTTAAAAACCTCATCAGCAAAAAGTGAACATCCAAGACCTTAATGGGCTTATACAAATGCTcgagaaatatgaaaatatgtgcaAACTTGATAGGTACCAAATAATACAAACGAAAACgaatttaatgcctttttttttgtgggtttgttgGTTTTGGCATATCAGAAAGGCGAGGATTTAAAAGAACCATGATCTCCTGTATAGGACAAGCCATAGACCCAAAGCACCTCGTATGTGGCCGGTGGGGGCAcagggcggaggtgggggggctGTGTAAGGTGTTTCTGGAAGGAGGGTGGCCAGGCAATTTGGACTCTCAGCTTTAAAGTGTACATGCCCCTGgatcattttgttctttgtggaGCACGTCTTTCCAACTTTTCTACAGTCAGTGTGGGTTCTGGACTCACCCTCTCCAGAATTGTCCCAGGTCTCACCAagggggggatggggtgggggtgggggttggaagaTCACTTCAGccaggaaccagccctgcccactccGCAGGTGCAGGTCGGTGGCCTCTACAAGATGCAGGGTCTGTGGTTCCCGAGGAACCCAGTCACCTCGGTGGGACGAGCAGGGTTTCTCATGAGTTCAGAACAGTCCTTCCCACATCACGCCCATTTTTTGGGAGTGATCATCGAGGCTGGCGCTTTCCTACCACATCTGGGGCTGCCGTGCCTCCTCCAGGGCTATTCTTTCCAGCCttcacctccccgccccccccaactgggggcccccaccccatgcctcctgcctcctgtcccTGGGCTGGAATCTTGTCGTGTGTGTATGCACGCCTGCTGGGGACAGACAGGAGTCCCCCACGCAACCAGACCTGTCAGCATCAGAATAAGCTTGGACTGAGACATGACATCTCAGAAGGGGCATCGCCTGGACCTCAAACTCACTCTGATGATAATGAGTGGAAATATGATGACGCAAATGTGATGAGTGTGTATAGGAAGCTCTAATAATTCAGAACCTAAAATAAGTTAACTTGAAAgaaaagcgtgtgtgtgtgtaagagagagacagacagggagagagagagaggagcttgACCTTGctgaaggtcaagggagggggtAGATGGttgacttgctttttttctgcTCTCTATCAGCTTTGCAGAAATGACTGCGGAAGGGACCAGGGGCCGGCAGGAGGGCAAGGCCGGGCGGCCAGGGTTGAAGGCAgaccctctccttctccccccgccccccgcaaggTCACCAGGGTCTCAGCACACCTCCCCAGGCCTGCTGACGTCCCAAGGAGGCAGTGCCAAGTAATCCTGCTGCTTCAGGGCTTTGAAGAGCTGAATGGCTGGCACCTGGGGAATGGCCTGAGATGGGGGCCTCTTGGTCTGGAATACCTGGCTGAGGTCTCTGATCTCAGGACAGGGTCCCGGAGAAGTGGGCTTACTCTGGGGTGAGAGAGGGCCGGACGCTGGGCCGGGGAGGAAGCAATAGTCACCCACCTGCTGTAGGATGAGGAGCTCCTCGGGGGGTGGGGAACCTAGGGACACATCTGTCCGGGCTGGCCCTGGGCTCGGGACAGGGCTGCTGACGGCAGGAGTGGCAGGACTGGTCAGAGGGGGCTGGGGGAACGGGCATGTGGTTGGGGGGAGGGCCACATAGCCCTCGAATTCCGGCTTCAGGGGGCCTGAGGATCCAGGGGGCCCACCAGCCAGTCCAGGACAGGGGCTGGGGTTCTGGTCTGAGGGGAGGTTCAGAGAGGGAGCCTGGGAGGCAGACGGGGCCCCTGTAGCTGGGGTGAGAGTCAGATCTGCAGTGGTGACGTAACCAGAGGCCACAACGCTATCTTTAGGATCCACAGAGCCAGTGGGCAGAAGTGTGGGGGCCCTGGCCTTTGGGTCCTGACCACCCGCCATCAGCCCAGGCTCCGGGTGGGGCGCCCCTGATTCTAGGGAGGGGCTCCCCTCGGGCCCTGGGCTGGACCCCCTCTCCACAGGCCTGGCCTTGTCCTGCCCCATCACCTGGGCCAGTGGCACCAGCTGCGCCCGCCCCCCTGCGGGCAGACACAGGTACTCCAGGGACCCTGGGGGCTGTGGCTTGCTGCTCCCACCTGCCTGCGGGGGCCCCTGCTGGCCCACGATGTCGGGCAGGGAGCGGCTGTGGGGCGGCCCCAGGTAGGGGCCATTGAAGTCAAAGCCGGAAACCCGGCTCTCAGGCCCACCCGAGGAGGCTGCCAGCCCCGGTGGGGGCTCGGGGGGTGGCTCCGTGGGGAGGTTCAAGACACCCAGAGTCACTCCAGACTCAGATGACAAGTCGCAGGCTTCTTTAGGGTCCTCCGTGGTGAGAGGTGACACCTCACTGTGCCCGAAGTCTACAGGGGACGCCCTGTGGGGACAACAAGGGCAGGGATGTTGGGACCAGCCTGGGTGGACACCTCAGCTCGTGcccaggggttggggtggggaaggcCCGGCCCCACCCAAGCTCCCAGGAAACGCAGGCCAGGGCAAGGGCTGGGGGAGCAGGCCCAGAGCAGGACACGGGGCGCTCCCTCAGCCTCCTCGTGCctctcagcctccagcctccatgCTCACGTTCAAGGTCGTCCTCTGCCAGGTGGGGCCCCTCGCCCTCTGCTCCTTGACACCGCCCGGCTTCAGGGCCCAGGTCAAGGCCCAGCCTCGGCTCAGCCATCCCCtggccctcccttcccccacttgAGGGTCAAGGGGAGCTGGCGGCTCAGCTGCTCAGGCCAGAAGGGGTCCCAGACCCTTGCCACCCAGTGGGGCCCAGGCAACGTGGGGTCTCCCAGGGCATCTGGGCTTCTGGGCGCGGGGAGGTCAGCTGCTCCGGTCTCTCCTGCCCAGGGTCAAGCCTGGGGTCCGGCCCTCGCCAACCTGGGAATCCGGAAGTTCCTCCCAACGTCCAACTGGGGTACCTCTTGCTTCAGTGCCACCAGCCCCCACGGATCCCTTCACACTGAGCCCCAGCCCCAAGGCCACCCCCTTGGAGCCCCCGATGTGCAGGATGGGGCCCCGATCCCAGCTCCTCGGGATCCCACACCTGACACTCACCCCTCCAGCTCAGGGTAGCCGCCACCCCAGGGCCCCTTGTGTGGGCGGCTCCCGCTGCTGAGGATGGACATGTTGCCTGGGAGCCGCAGCCCGGCGCTCCCGTTCTGGAAAGAGAAGGGACATTTGtgcctgtggggtgggggtgctccaGGAGGTGaagcggggagagggagggggtgggggttcaGGAGCCCCCCAGGCATGGCAGAATCTCAGCAGGGGCAGGAGCGACCACTGCCTCCTGACCCAAGAAGACGAGGCCAGAGAGGGGCTGGGACTTGCGGGGTCCTGGGGCACCCAGGCTGGGACCCTGTTTCCACGAGTCAGCTAATCGGGGTGTCCCTGCCTCCATGCTCACCCCTCATCTCCTGCGCACTGGCTGTGAGACCCTCCTAAGGCAGTTCTGGCCCTGCCTGCCTGGTCAAAGGGCTCCTGTGCCCCACGTCCTGGCTGCCTCCCGCCCCCCAGGTCCCCCACCGCCCCAGGGCCTCTCAGCCTCCCCTGAGGTGCCCCCAGCCTCACTGCCCACCCCACCTTCCCCCTTGAAGGAGTCTTCTGCCCACCCTCCAGGGACTCCCTGCCTGCAGGGGCCTCTCCCACCTGCGCCTCCCTGGATCCCCCAGAGCTCAGCTCTGCTGTCCTGTCTGGGGAACCATTCTGCCTCCCACCCCTGTGACGACCCCAGGACACCTAGTCCCTCCTTGAGGCCCCTGGGACCCAGGTCCCCACAACCCTCTGTCCTGCTCCCCGTGAGTCCCCGCAGGCAGGGCACCTTGTGCATCTGTGGGGCCCAGAGCCTTGCAGCACTGGGCTTGCAGGTGCTGGCCCAGCTCTTAGAGCTTCCCCGCCCTTCCCaggccacctcccccacccccactcaaaGCCCACGGGACGGGGAGAGGGATGGGCCTTAGGGACCCAGGCACAGGCGCACAGGAGCCTCAGCCCCTCAGCCGCCCTCACAGCCAGCTCCTACCTGGAACAGGTGGCTCTTGCTGGGGTTAGGGATCTTCTCCTCCCACTTCCGGTTCAGCCTGGAGAGACAGCAGGGAGGTGCCAGCTGCCTGAGATCTCAAGCAACTACCTGGTGCCCATGTGTAGAGGTGAAAGGGACAGGGCAGATGTGTCCAAGTCCCCACTGGGAGTGGGTGATGGAGCTGGGACTGGAGAAAGTCAGCTGTAGGGTCCCTGGTGCTCCCTGGGCTCCCTGGGTGGTCCCTCTCCACCCGCCCCCAACAGCACGGAGTCCCCTTACCTGTACCCGTAGATGCCACAGAAGCGCAGGACTGGAAGCACGATCAGGGTGGTGACGACCAGGATAAACACCAGGACCCACATGGGGAGCACTTCCGGGAAGCCAGGAGGGAAAAGGATCATTAGCATCTGGGGAGGGAATGGGCGGGAGGCTCAGGAAATTGCGTGAAATTGCAGCCTTGGGGTGCAGCGGGGGAGAGGAAGCCAGAAACAGGTTAAGACCAAGAGGGCATTTGTCTGAACCCCCCAGAACATTAGATCCCCCCAGAGGGTTAGATCCTGTCCAAGAGTACGGGAAGGGCCGtgactgcagcctgtggcaatccCAGAGGACTTCCTGAAGGAGGCAGCGTATAAGGTGGTCATCAAGAACAGAGAGGCAtggagaggcagagatggggaaTGGGGTGATGGCAGAGAAATCAGCAGGTACAAAAACCCATCAGGGGCCCCTACAACTTTCTGCTTGGCAGCCTCATGCCTCTCACTGGCTGGGCCCCTCCAGGACGTCCCTGCACTCTTTCTCTTAAGTCCAGTGGCCAAGTCCTCTTCTGCTTGGCCAGGATCCTCTTCCTGGGGCTCATCCCTGCCTGGGACTGGGGACCTTTCTGCCAAcccttcattctctctctgcAACCATCTCCTGGACCTTGACCTGTACTCATCCCCCAGGGGCCACtttggtgatggtgatggagaaATGAAATTAGCAAGTGTAGATTCAAGGAAGATTGAGAAATCAGACCAAAGCTTTCCAATCACAGGCACCAACCTATAGTATCTCATGTATGCTGTCATAGTAACAGAAAACTCAGACcagagtgcccatcgtggcttagcagaaacgaatcagagtagcatgcatgaggatgcagtttcgatccctggcctcactcagtgggttaaggacccaggattgctgtgagctgtggtgtaggtcacagatgcagcttggatcccatgttgctgtggctgtggcagaggctagcagcttcagcttcaattcaacccctagcctaggaacctgcacacacctcgggtgcaaccctaaaaagacacacacacacacacacaaacttggACTGAGTGGTCCCCGGGTAGCAGGTCCAGTCTAAGGAGAAGAACTGGTGAGATGTGCTTGCCTCTGCCTTCTCAAGGCAGCATGCATTGCCCACCATttgtctctcccttccctccttccttccttccttccttccttccttccttccttcctctctctctttctttcgctacaccctcggcatgtggaagttcccaggccaggtactgaacctgccccacagcagcaacctgagccactgcagtgacaacacaggacctttaacctactgagccaccagggaactccaaggtgtcaCCTTCTAATAACCAACGACACCTGGGAGGGAAGGATGCTGGCCTGGATGGGGTTACATCTATATGTCCATTAGCGTCTCTGTCCTCTGCCCAGCAGGGCTGCGTACGGGGAAGaatgggtgggggctggggagacatACCCCACTCGGTGTCCCAGGACTGCTCCTTACTCCACTTGCTCCAGGTCCCATTGTAGCTGCCGGGGTCGGGTTTGACTCTCACTCTGGCCTGGTACCTGGTGGCAGGCTCCAGAGGTGGCAGGGACATGCTGTGGCCCTTCTGTAAGACTTCTGTCTTGGTCTCCTGTGGATACAGCTGTGTGAGTAGGTGTGCTGAGGCCTGGCCCTCATGGGCACAGCTACGAAGACCTCCCCGCCCCAGCACCCCAGCTTTTCTGCTCCCCATCAGTCTCAAGCTTGTGGTCCCATCCTCAGATCTGAGGCAGCATCACTCTTCCATGGAGGACCAAACGCCAGGGCCCACAGAAGGTCACCACCTAACAGGACCAGGGACAGCACCACTTGTCCTGCACCTTATGACATATGATAACATTGAGGCCCAGAAACTCTGAGAAGTCCCtatgtccccccccccaaccccccaaccttCCAGCACCTCTTGGGACAGCCTGGACCCCAGAATTATGCTTCCTGGGAGTACAGTGCAGGATGAGTGGACTCTGGACCTGCAGACTGCATGCGGGGGTGACCACCAAGTCCCAGTTGCTCCCTCTGACTGGTCACCTGCTGGGAGCCAGGCATCTGCCAGGTGACACTTTCCAGGGTATTTCTCACTATCCCCCCTGCTTCAGGCCCCTCCCTGAGCATCAGACCTTACCTCCCATGAGTCTGCATCTTTCTTATACTGGACTTGGAAGATGTAACCTATGTGCggataattcattttttcttctttccagtgcAGGATGTAGCCCTCTCTGTCCTTGGTCAAGTTGAGGGTCGGAGGAGCCATCTGGACTGCAGGGAGGGGCAGTTTTAGGGAACATTCCTTGCATTTCCTGCTGGTCACAGACACTCTACCCAGGACCCCAGACCCCATTCATCTCAGAGTCTTTGCACCCCCACTTCACCTGGCCATCTGCTTTGATGAGATGCTCTTTTTGACCCTACTCCTGGGAGATGCTGAGATACACTTGTTTTGTAGTGAGGTGACCCAAGGCATGGGTTACTCCAACTATTTAAGTAGAAACATAACTACTATTAATTTGTTCTAGAGTATTGACATAATTCTAGGCATTATTTATATGCTAAATCTACATGAATTATTTTAGTTAATTCTAATAACAGCCCTATGTAGTAggtgctctgttttgttttgttttgtttttttgtcttttgtctttttagggccgcacctgtggcatgtggaggttcgcagtctaggggtccaatcggagctgtagccaccagcctacgccagagccacagcaacaccagatccaagccccgtctgcaacctacaccacagctcacggcaatgccagatccttaacccactgagcaaggtcagggatcgaacccacaacctcatggttcctagtcggatttgtttccgctgcaccacgatgggaagtccagtAGGTACTCTTAACTTGTCTATTTTTCAGACAGAGAACTGAACCCCAAAATGATTAAGTAATTTGCCAAGAACAGGCAGCTAACACGTAGTAGAGACAAAGACTGCAACCTGGAGGATCCCAGAGAGTAAATAGTGGATGAGAACCCAGGTGACCAAAATAAGTTGGCTACTGCCTCTGACACACATTAAGGACCTGGGAGAAGAATCTGGTTATCATGAAGCAATGCAGGAGATTCCTTTGCATGAGGTCTTTGCCATGTAACAAGAATAAGGGCTATTAACCTGCAAGGGACTACAGTCTATTTGCATAGACCCTGGTACCCAGCTGAAGAAGTGAATCATAAATCAATTATTTGGAAGATAAAAATACCTGTCAGGGGaggactttgaaaatataaaagataaaaattgaatCGGGGAATGAAAGGGAAATTTGGTGGGAGGACCAGGAGGCCACAGGCAGCAGTAGGAGTTTCAGAGCAGCTGCAGAATTGGAGGAAAAAATAGAGCTGAAGAATGAGTAAAAGCTTTTAAAGATGTGTTCTTGAGGAATATAAATTGCATCTCCCTTCATGTTATTTGCCATTGTCATTGTGGTATTATTGCTTCTCGAGAACTTCCAGAAGATATAGGAATTGTTTTTGTTCAATTTGCTCCCTGGACTGTTTCACTGAAATTGACAAACATGAAGACTGGACCATGAGGAACCCTAAGTTTATACGGGTTACAAATGAAAGCGCGCTCTCCCAAGACAAACTCACTGTTATCGGAGCTCTTTATaagtttctcttcctcctttggtCGAACAGAGATGATGTACTGACTGTGGTTCTTGGGGTCTGGCACAGGAATCTGACATCGGTGCCGGATGTAGGGGCTGCTGGTGTCCTCCTTCTGCACTGGGGAACATTCTTCCTCCCTGAGGGGCACAGCAGAGGTCAGGGCAGGGGAAGCAGGGCCACATGAGGCCTGAGACCATGGGGTGAGCCATGGCTTCTGCCgaggcaggaggaggcctggagaGGGCAGGGCCTAGACGAGGGGAAGGGACAGAGGCAGGGAACACTCACCCTGCATCAGGGCTGGACTTGTAGAAGAGGGTGAAGGAGACTGAGCTGGTCACCTCGGACCTCACTTCCCAGGAGCAGCGGAGAAGGGCGGCCCCATCGAAGAAGCACTGGAGGTTCTGGGGCTGGGCCTCATCCCCTGGGAAGGAGACAGTCCTTCACtcattcctcattcattcattccctagCCCTCAGTGGGCCCCCCGCAGACTCATTGGGAAGACACTGTGGGCTTTGGGCTCAAAACACCAGGGCTTAAACCCAGGCTGACccgccagctgtgtgacctcagtttGGAGAGGGAATTTGGTGAGCCTTTGTAtcgacccccaccccacccccactccaccgcGTGCCAAACAGGGAGGGCACCTCTGGCTCAGGGTTTAGGGATTTAACACAATCCCACTGGTATATTCCCACGGGGTACAGCTCTCCCAAAACACAGCTGCCCATATGCCCTGGTGATGCAATTATAATTGCTCCTCCAGAGAAAGTGGGCAGCACACTGGGGCCAGGAAGTAAGATGTAGCCACTGCCTCTGCAGAGTCCCAGTAGGGACAGGGTGGGCTCAGGGAACACCTGGAACAGAGGATCCATGAATCCTGCAGTGGGGAGCCCTGGACTCCTTCTCCCCAGGAGGTGGAATGAGCCACCCACCCCACAGGGGCCACcgtcccacctcccaccctgttACCTGGCTGGGAGACCCAGTGAACCTCTGGGCTCCAACGGCTGGGCCGTCCTGAGAGCCCCGAGCCCGGGGCCAGCCTGGTGCGCACCCGGGCCACGTAGGTGCTGCTGGGCAGGAGGTGCTCCGGCCCCAGGGTGACCTGGGGGGAGCCGGAGTGGATGGTGTGGGCATCCTGGGGAGAGAGGGACTGCTGGAGCAGGTGCCTGCTGGCCTGGGTCCCTGTGGGCTCAGGGCAGGGCTGACGGGGGTCCCTACCTCCCAGGAGTCCTGAAGCCGCCTGTAGGCCACCTCAAACTCCAGGCTGGACAGCCAGGGGCTCTGGGGACCCTCGTGGGCCACAGTCCAGGACAGCAGGAAACAGCCCTGGGCAGCACTGACGTGGAGGCCCCTGGGCGCAGGGGGCTGCActggaaggacaggaaggaaagggTCCTTATGGGGACAGACAACTGTGTGGAGGTTAAGGGCTGGCATGGCCCACGTGTGGACAGACCAGGGCTCCAGGCTGAACACTGCCCCCActggctgagtgaccttgggcaagaccCACCTCCTCTGTGGACCTCAGCCCTTCACCTGCTAAATCATAGGGCTTCAGTATAAAAGGTGAATGAAGGCTGTGCAGGTGGCTGTGTGCACAGAACATAAGCTCCCTACAACGTGCTGGCAATTAAATTCCAAATGCAGCGTCCTTCTGGCCCCCCTGCCCATGAGGTGGCCTGTGTGGCCACCTTCCCAGCAGAGGGCACTGTG
Above is a genomic segment from Phacochoerus africanus isolate WHEZ1 chromosome 7, ROS_Pafr_v1, whole genome shotgun sequence containing:
- the CSF2RB gene encoding cytokine receptor common subunit beta, encoding MKLTRGLLPIALLVLCWGLRGAGAQETFLLQNLRCYNDYTSRTICSWADTQDAQRLINVSLYHRLNEDLPQPVSCDLSDDLTWLDHPCPSCVSRRCVIPYKAFVIADYDYFSFRPDRPLGAQLSVTLTQHVQPPAPRGLHVSAAQGCFLLSWTVAHEGPQSPWLSSLEFEVAYRRLQDSWEDAHTIHSGSPQVTLGPEHLLPSSTYVARVRTRLAPGSGLSGRPSRWSPEVHWVSQPGDEAQPQNLQCFFDGAALLRCSWEVRSEVTSSVSFTLFYKSSPDAGEEECSPVQKEDTSSPYIRHRCQIPVPDPKNHSQYIISVRPKEEEKLIKSSDNIQMAPPTLNLTKDREGYILHWKEEKMNYPHIGYIFQVQYKKDADSWEETKTEVLQKGHSMSLPPLEPATRYQARVRVKPDPGSYNGTWSKWSKEQSWDTEWVLPMWVLVFILVVTTLIVLPVLRFCGIYGYRLNRKWEEKIPNPSKSHLFQNGSAGLRLPGNMSILSSGSRPHKGPWGGGYPELEGASPVDFGHSEVSPLTTEDPKEACDLSSESGVTLGVLNLPTEPPPEPPPGLAASSGGPESRVSGFDFNGPYLGPPHSRSLPDIVGQQGPPQAGGSSKPQPPGSLEYLCLPAGGRAQLVPLAQVMGQDKARPVERGSSPGPEGSPSLESGAPHPEPGLMAGGQDPKARAPTLLPTGSVDPKDSVVASGYVTTADLTLTPATGAPSASQAPSLNLPSDQNPSPCPGLAGGPPGSSGPLKPEFEGYVALPPTTCPFPQPPLTSPATPAVSSPVPSPGPARTDVSLGSPPPEELLILQQVGDYCFLPGPASGPLSPQSKPTSPGPCPEIRDLSQVFQTKRPPSQAIPQVPAIQLFKALKQQDYLALPPWDVSRPGEVC